The genomic interval TCCCGCAAATTCGGCTGCCACCCCGACATGGCCTACGATTTGCTCATCCTCGCCCGGGACCTGGGATTGGTCCCCTACGGTATCTCCTTCCATGTGGGAAGCCAGCAGCGGGATATAGGCCAGTGGGACGACGCCATTGCCAAAACCAAATATCTCTTTTCCTCCCTGGAGGAGGACGAAGGCATACGTCTTTCGATGATCAACATGGGCGGCGGTTTTCCCGCAGCCTATACTACCCCCACCAATGATCTCAGCGAATACGCCACCGAAATTCAGCGCTACCTTGAGGATGATTTTGGGGACGACCTCCCAAAAATCATCCTGGAACCGGGCCGCTCCCTGGTGGGCAACGCCGGCATCCTCATGACCGAGGTGGTCCTTATCTCCCGGAAGAACAACACCGCCCTGAACCGCTGGGTCTACCTGGATGCGGGCAAATTTAACGGTCTCATAGAAACCCTGGATGAATCCATCAAGTACCCCATCATCACCAGCAAGGATGCTCCGGGGGTAAAGGAAGCGGAGGTCATCCTGGCCGGCCCCACCTGCGACAGCATGGACATCCTCTACGAAGACTATAAGTACCGTCTGCCGGTGGATCTTAAGGTTGGGGACAAACTCTACTTTTTATCCACCGGGGCCTACACCGCAAGCTACGCATCGGTGGGGTTCAACGGGTTTCTGCCCATTAAGACCCATACCATGAAGTAAAACTTAGAGAAGGGTCCCCTCCCTAGAGGAGGGCTTCCCTTCCTAAAGAAGGGCGTCTAGATCAATCTCTGCGGCAATGCAGGGCATGGTGACACCCCAGTTCTCCAATAGCTCAGGGTGGACCTCTCCAAAAACACCGATCCTTTTCCCCTGGTACAAAATTGCTGCGGCCCGCCCGGGAATAAACCGGGAATCAGTTGATTCCTCCACTTCATATTCACGAGAAATATAATAAAACAGTGTTTGTAACTGCCCAACGGCGGTATTAAAATTGGCGTCCTGGCCTGCGTGGAGAAAACCTAAATACTGGCGGGTACTGGTTCCGTAGTTTTCCGCGCTATCCCGGTAGGCAACCTTGCCCACCTCGAAGATCCGGTGGGGATACACCGAGTGGCCCGACACGGATTCGCTCTGCATCAGAGAGGCCAGGACGGAATCCCGGACATACTCGTAGTTCTCCGTCATGGGGTTAGAGATACGGATAATTTTTGCGCCGTCCCCCCGCATATTTTCTACCAGATCCTTCCGGGAACCCAGATAGTTGTAGATCATTTCCTGGTAACCCATGCCCACCAGGATTTCCTTGACCCGGCGGCTGAAGTAAGTTATCGGAGTAAGGCGGCCCACGGTAAAGTCCCGGGGACGTTCGGGTTTGAAGGAGTTGAGGGTTCGGCCTATCATCACATCCTCCGCCACATCTGCGGCGTGGAGAAAGTCATTCCGGTATTCCGGGGGCCAGGCAATGACCCCGTTCTTGACCTGCTCCAGGGCTTCACCGTTTTCAATGGAATCGGCCTTCTCTGCCTTTACACCCATGCGTTCCAGGGCTGCCAGACATTCATCGGCGCTGAGTTTTTCTCCCAGGAACCGTTCCACCCGGGCGAGGGAACAGAACACCGGCTTCTGGAAATAGTAGGGCGTGGTAAGCTTCCTGCCAAAGGGAGTGTCGTATTCGTACTCCACTTCCACAGGCTCAATGGTGTACCCCTGGTCCGCCAAATCGCAGGCCATGATCGATGCCGCCAGCGTTACTGAGGGTTGATCCGTGCCGGTAAGCTCCACAAAAAGGTCCGTGTCTCCCACCTGGACCGCCCCCAGGTCCGCAGAATTGATAATAGGCGGGTAAGAGAGGACGGCGTTTTTCGAGTCCACCAGAAGGGGGTGCAGGGGCTCATGCTCCTGGATAAAGGCATATTCCTTACCCTTGGGATGCTGCTTGAGGATCTCCCGCAGCGTCAACGGCACATCCCACTGGAGGGGTACGAAGGACACCGAATCGGGATCCACCGCCTTGTAGGTGATGGGCCATTTGATGATGGCAATGCGGTATAGGCCCATGGAAATAGTCCGGCGTTTACGGCCGAAATTCCAAGCCAGCTTCTCCTGGGTCTGGATCATGTCCCGCAAGGAAGAATCGGTGATAGATTTACCGGAGGCGATAAAGCCCGCAAGATAGGGTCGTACACCCTTAACGCTGGCCTCCACCAGGACCTTCCGGCTCGCCTTTTGAGACTTTTCGGGGCCGGAAAAGAAGGGATATTCCGGCCTCTTACCGCCGTTATGAATACGCAGCTGCCGGGCACAGCCCGCGGTAGCCCAGAGATCAGGCCTATTGGTATCGTTTAACTCAATTTTAAGCGTCCGTTCCCCTGCGGGGAGGCTTTTATCCGAATCCTCGTCCAGTTCCGCCTTGGCGCAGGTCAGGGCTTCCTCGAAAGCGTCCTTGGTATCCCAGCGACGCCCCGTCAGGGTATAGAAAAGTTCTTCGTTTACTTCAATTTTTGGCATAGTAGTAAGATAGTACGGTAAAAACTTGTCCCGTTTCAATAGCTCAATGCCAAGTTCCTTTTACACCAATGCGTTAAGGCTCATCACCTGGTCTACGGGCAGCGAGAAAATTACCCCGGCGGCCTTGGATGAAGCGCCGAAGTCTGTTTTTACCGCATCCATAATGGGGACTACCGTATTCTTATCCGCCAGAATGAAGATGATTTCCTTTTCATCCTGCACGGACATGCCAAGGAACTTTTTCATCACCTCCTGCGAAATACCACGCGCGCTGATAACCGTGCCACCCCGGGCTCCCGCCTTGCGGGCTTCGGTCATAAAAGCATCACTGTTTCCACCGTTTAATATCGAGATTATCATTTCATTCTTTATTTCAATAGCTTTCATACCCTGCTCCTTCGTATTTGACCCATCGTCCTTTCGTTGGACGGCTTCCTCGAACATCGTTAATATACGGGCCGTTACCCCGCCCAGGGGTACCGAAAAGGCAATACCGGCGCCGGCGCTCCGGGCTCCCATGGCACGGCGGACCTCCTGGATGATATGCGCCGTATC from Treponema primitia ZAS-1 carries:
- a CDS encoding type III PLP-dependent enzyme produces the protein MVNRGEYISDSEWQRFQNFSKDQETPCIIMNLQTIKENYQRLRGLFPYSEIYYAVKANPDPEIVSMLAEMDSCFDIASRPELDKVLALGVIPERVSYGNTIKKARDIAYFYEKGVRMFATDSKEDLKNIASAAPGAKIYVRILVENSVTADWPLSRKFGCHPDMAYDLLILARDLGLVPYGISFHVGSQQRDIGQWDDAIAKTKYLFSSLEEDEGIRLSMINMGGGFPAAYTTPTNDLSEYATEIQRYLEDDFGDDLPKIILEPGRSLVGNAGILMTEVVLISRKNNTALNRWVYLDAGKFNGLIETLDESIKYPIITSKDAPGVKEAEVILAGPTCDSMDILYEDYKYRLPVDLKVGDKLYFLSTGAYTASYASVGFNGFLPIKTHTMK
- the pheT gene encoding phenylalanine--tRNA ligase subunit beta, whose protein sequence is MPKIEVNEELFYTLTGRRWDTKDAFEEALTCAKAELDEDSDKSLPAGERTLKIELNDTNRPDLWATAGCARQLRIHNGGKRPEYPFFSGPEKSQKASRKVLVEASVKGVRPYLAGFIASGKSITDSSLRDMIQTQEKLAWNFGRKRRTISMGLYRIAIIKWPITYKAVDPDSVSFVPLQWDVPLTLREILKQHPKGKEYAFIQEHEPLHPLLVDSKNAVLSYPPIINSADLGAVQVGDTDLFVELTGTDQPSVTLAASIMACDLADQGYTIEPVEVEYEYDTPFGRKLTTPYYFQKPVFCSLARVERFLGEKLSADECLAALERMGVKAEKADSIENGEALEQVKNGVIAWPPEYRNDFLHAADVAEDVMIGRTLNSFKPERPRDFTVGRLTPITYFSRRVKEILVGMGYQEMIYNYLGSRKDLVENMRGDGAKIIRISNPMTENYEYVRDSVLASLMQSESVSGHSVYPHRIFEVGKVAYRDSAENYGTSTRQYLGFLHAGQDANFNTAVGQLQTLFYYISREYEVEESTDSRFIPGRAAAILYQGKRIGVFGEVHPELLENWGVTMPCIAAEIDLDALL
- a CDS encoding P-II family nitrogen regulator, yielding MAKTIGSTDNRIRLKALFLIVDWDKLTVVSEVFAQENCLLSFVSNGSGTASSEIIDLLGIGATEKAVFICLVESTDTAHIIQEVRRAMGARSAGAGIAFSVPLGGVTARILTMFEEAVQRKDDGSNTKEQGMKAIEIKNEMIISILNGGNSDAFMTEARKAGARGGTVISARGISQEVMKKFLGMSVQDEKEIIFILADKNTVVPIMDAVKTDFGASSKAAGVIFSLPVDQVMSLNALV